The DNA segment CCCTGTACGCCTCCCCGGAGACCTTCTCGTTCATCTCGTTCCTCACGAAGCCGACGGGGTGAATGACGATGTCGCTCATCCGACCATTTCCCTTCTGTTGAACATGAAGAAGGCGAGTATCAAGAAGATGATGAGGTAAACCGCCATCACTGCCACGCTCACGTAGATGTCTGGAATGAAGAAGCACATGGGACTGCCCACGGGGCAAACCTTCCCCGGCAGATATCCTGGATCCATCACGTACGTTATCGCCTCGCCACCGTGAGTCACGAGGAACCACGGCTCCACGTCCGCCAACATTAGTGCCCCTCCAACCATCGGGAGTATGAGAAGGAAGAGAAAGAACGTCAGGAGAGTCGAACCCACCGTGCCCTTCATCACGGAGCTGACGAAGTAGGCGACGCCAACCGCTGCTGACAGATACATGATGGCTATGAGGAA comes from the Candidatus Thermoplasmatota archaeon genome and includes:
- a CDS encoding ABC transporter permease subunit; its protein translation is TFFGSDALVTEFRQRTGFVVFPNPVRRLVIGLGKFSASMIASFFVISIYYGLIALFVGGLYKAVNVELVYSFLIAIMYLSAAVGVAYFVSSVMKGTVGSTLLTFFLFLLILPMVGGALMLADVEPWFLVTHGGEAITYVMDPGYLPGKVCPVGSPMCFFIPDIYVSVAVMAVYLIIFLILAFFMFNRREMVG